The nucleotide window CGCTAAACTATTGCTCATTTCATAACAACCCTCTCCAGTTTGATTTGTTATTACTTTTAGCTGTCGATATCTTCATTCAGCCGATGCCCTGACCACCTGCAAAATGAAGATAAGCCCCGGTGGATGTCACAGATTTTTTATTGGAATTGACGCCAGCCTAAAGTGTCGCTTCTTGCAACTAAGGCTGGCTGACCCACGAATCCGGACGCAATTACATAGCGTAATTGACCTTGTTATGAAGTTACTTTAGTGGAACCTTTTACTTCACGACGGATATACTTGCCGCTTCCAAGCTGTCCGACGAATTTTTTATCTTGAATGACATACTCACCGCGCACTAGCACACTTGTCGGTTCACCCGTCACTTCCAGCCCTTCAAATGCGTTGTAGTCCACATTCATATGATGTGTTTCAGCAGAGATTGTACGTTTTACTGTCGGATCGAATAATACGATATCCGCATCTGAACCGACCGCGATCGTTCCTTTTTTAGGGAATAGTCCGAAAATCTTCGCAGACTGCGTTGAAATCATATCGACAAACTCGTTTTCCGTAATGCGTCCTTTCGCAACACCTTCTGAATACAGTACAGAGAAACGGTCTTCGATAAATGGCCCGCCGTTCGGGATTTTCGAGAAGTCGTTCTTCCCTAATGTTTTCTTGCCATTGAAGCTGAATGAACATTGGTCCGAACCAATCGTCTGCAGCTGCTTCGCCTTCAATGCATTCCACAATACTTCCTGATGCTCTACAGGACGTAACGGCGGAGACCATACATATTTCGCACCTTCAAAGTTCGGCTTTTCCAATGCTGTCTGGTCAAGCACTAAATACGGGGGACAAGTTTCACCTAACACGTTGTAGCCTTTGTTACGTGCCGAGATGATTTCATCTACCGCTTCTTTACACGTTACATGCACGACATATAATTGCGCTCCAGCCAAGTTTGCCAGCTCAATCGCACGCTTCGTCGCTTCCCCTTCTACTTCAGGCGGACGAGTAAGCGCATGATAAATCGGCTCCGTCTGACCATTCGCTTTCGCTTCTTCTACTAATTCATCGATAACCGATCCGTTTTCGCAATGGACCATAACCGTTGCACCAAGCTTCTTCCCGACTTTAAACGCCTGGAATAACGTGCGATCCGTCGCCTGGAATTCCTTCGCATAGGCAAGGAACACTTTGATCGAGCTGATCCCGCCTCGCTCCAGCGCTTCCGGTAACTCCTGCAGGCGCTGTTCATTTAAATCACCGATCATTAAATGGAAGCCATAGTCGATTACGGCTTTATCTTTTGCCTTGCCATGCCATGTATCGATTGCATCCATCAATGTCGGGGAGCCTGCACTAATACAGAAATCGATAATCGTTGTTGTTCCTCCGTATGCCGCAGCAATCGTCCCTGATTGCCAGTCATCATCTGTTACCGTGTTGTTGAACGGCATATCAAGATGGGTATGAGGGTCAATACCACCCGGGAATAAAAGCTTTCCTGTTGCATCAATAATTTCCGCTTCCGCATCATCTATTTTTGCTGCAATTTGAGTGATGATCCCATCCTCAATCAGCACATCCCCTTTAAACGTATCCGCAGCAGTAACAATTGTTCCCCCAGTAATAATCTTTTTCATATGAACCCTCCTAGTTTTCTAGTAATTTCTATTGAAAAAATGAAAAAACAAAGCGTCTCCTAGTGCTATCAGCTTTCGAGAATATTTAATAGTTTTCTATCATATAATTAACCTTTAGTATTATATGTTACAGTTAACGACATAATATCTATTTTATGGAAATATTCTCGAAAAATTTTCATTGCCGAACCCTTGCGAATCCTTCATAACTATCACTTTACTGAATATTTAGACTACATTTAATATACAAAAGGTAATTTTTTCCGCGAAATTTTTAGACAAAAGGTTAAAAGTTGTAATGAAATATACTGTTTTTGTGTAAGTTTTTCTAACATAATGTATTGTTTTTATCGGTTTTCTATAAGGAGTGAGAATCTTTCGGAAGTTTTCTAATATATTCGGAGGATGTTCTAATATACTTTTATTTGTTCTAATAAAAGTCGGATTTTCTAATATATTGTTCTATTGTTCTAATATGTTTGTGCAATGTTCTAATATCCACTCCCAATCTTCAAATATCCACCGCGGTTCTTCTAATATCCGCAGGCAATGTTCTAATAAAACCGCAAACCCGCATACTCACCGGTCTAAATCAGCATCCGCAACCCCCATTACCGCCCAATCTTCTAATAAACACGCAAACTGTTCTAATAACCGGTCTACTTCTTCTAATATCCGCAGGCAATGTTCTAATAAAACCGCAAACCCGCCCAGCATCCGCAAACTCCTTTACCGCCACAATTGTTCCAATAAAGCCGTACCCCCGCCAGCAAACTTCATCTACGTATAAGACCTAAAACAGCCTAACCCCACTTCCGGAATCAGGCTGTTTTTTGCTTGTATTTTAGTTATTGCTAGGGAAAGCGAATGTCGAAGCTGTTGTTTCCGATGTATCTGGCCAGCGTTCCGATACCGTTTTCGTTTTCGTGAAGAATCGGGCCTGATCCGGACCGAACATATGCCCTTCACCAAAGCGCGAACCTTTGAAGCCGGCAAAATTATGGTAGCCGACAGGAATTGGGATCGGCACATTGACACCGACCATACCGACATCAATCTCCGTTGTAAACTTGCGCGCGGCCGCACCGTCATTCGTGAAGATCGTAACCCCATTTGCCAGATCCTGACCATTAATGAAATCAATCGCTTCTGCAAGTGAGTTTACGCGCACGACATTACGAGCCGGACCGAAAACTTCCTCATCGAAAATCTCCATCTCCTTCGTAATATTGTCCAGTAATGTCGGACCGACGAAGAAGCCTTCCGAGTTTTTCACGATATCCAGTTCACGGCCGTCCACTACAACCGTCGCACCTTGACGTTCAGCCAGATCGATTGCTTTCAAAATATTTTCTTTCGACTCTTTTGAAATGACCGGACCAAAATCCGTGCCCTCTTCTTTATAGCTGCCCACTTTCAGGTTGCTGATTTTCTCTTTCAAAATCGCAACAAGTCGGTCAGCCGTCTCTTCACCAACCGGCATAATTGTAGAAATCGCCATGCAGCGTTGGGAAGCCGCGCCATATGCAGCACCGATAAACGCGTTCGCCACTTGCTCCAGATCCGCATCCGGCATAACGACCATATTGTTTTTCCCGCCGCCTAAAGCCGTAACACGCTTGCCGTATTTTGAACCCGTTTCATAAATATATTTCGCAACAGGTGTTGAGCCGACAAATGAAATTGCCTGAACAGTCGGGTTTTCCAGCAGCTCATTGACCGCTTCCTTACTGCCATTTACAACTGTCCAAATCCCGTCCGGCAGTCCTGCTTTTTTCCATAGCTCACTGACAAACAGCGAAGTCATCGGCACCTTTTCGGATGCTTTTAAAATAACCGCATTCCCGACAGCGACCGCCATCGACGTTTGCGCTAACGGCACCATGATCGGGAAGTTAAATGGCGAGATCGCTGCTACGACACCTAAAGGATACTTTGCAGAGTAGGCATTAATCTGACCACCTACATTTACCGAATACTCCCCTTTCAACAAATGAGGCGCACCGATTGCCAAGTCAACCGATTCCAGTGCACGTGTCACTTCACCGCGCGCATCCTCCAATGTTTTGCCGCTCTCCGTACAAATAATATCCAACAGCTGATCCATATTTTCTGTCAGTAAAAATCGGAAACGCATCAATACTTCCGCACGCTTCGCAACAGATAAATCGCGCCATGCCGGGAACGCCGCTTTTGCTGCTGCAATGGCTTCACGTGTTTCTTCAGCTGACGCAATCGGAACTTCGGCAATTACTTCACCTGTCGTCGGGTTATAAACTTTCGAATAGTTGTTGCTCTTCCCTTCGACCAATTCCCCATTGATAAAATGTGTTAATTTTTTTACCGAAACTGCTTCTGTCATTATGAAGATCCCCCTTTATTTAATACTGTTCACTGCTTCAATCACCGTATTGGCAATCAGGTCCTTTTCCTCCACTGAAATTGAAAGCGGTGGTGACAGCGTTAATACATTATTGAAGTTTGCTACCGTTACACCATTTTTTCCGACAATGACGCCTTTTTTCTTACAGTAGCCAATCACTGCATTGACGCGCTCAACATCAAGCGGTGCTTTCGTTTCCTTATTTTCAACGAGCTCAATTCCGATCAGTAATCCTTTTCCGCGAATATCGCCCACGAATGGATGATCCTCCAGATTTTCTGTCAAAGTGCGCTTAAGTGATGCTCCGAGTACAACCGATTGCTCGAATAAATTTTCGCGCTCCATAATTTCAATGTTTTTCAGTGCAACCGCACATGCGACCGGTGAACCGCCGAATGTATTAATGTGACGGAAAAATTCATATTCCCCGTTCGCCACAAACTGCTCGTAAATTTCGCGGCGGATGGCAGTTGCTGATAACGGCATGTAGGCACTTGTTAACCCTTTAGCCATCGTCACAATATCCGGCTTAATGCCGTAGTTCTGGAATCCGAACGCTTTACCCGTACGTCCGAAACCGTTGATTACTTCGTCAACGATCAGCAGCGCACCGTGTTTTTCGCACACTTCCTTTACGCCTTTCAAGTAATCCTCATTCGGCATGATGACACCGCCGCCTGTAATGATCGGCTCCATAATAACCGCGGCGATCGTTTCGGACATTTCCCAAGTCATCACCTGGTCGATGTTCTTCACACTTGGCAATGTCGTTGCATCACCGTTGACCGCTTCTTCGGGATTGCGGTACTGGTCAGGTGGTGCTACATGTAAAAAGCCGGGTGCAAGCGGCTCGTATTTATATTTGCGCTGCGCTTGGCCTGTTGCTGCCAATGCGCCCATTGAACTTCCATGATAAGCACGGTAGCGGGAAATGATTTTAAAGCGGTTCGTATCACCTTTTTGCTGATGATATTGTCTTGCCACTTTAAACGCCACTTCATTTGCTTCCGATCCGCTGTTTGAATAGAAGACGACATATTCGTCACCAAGCAGCTCACTGATTTTCTGGCTCAGCAAAATCGCCGGTGTATGCCCATTCGTTAGCGGTGTATATGAATTTTTAAGCATTTGCTCGTAAGCTGTGTCGGCAATTTCCTTACGACCATAACCAATATTTGTACACCAAAGCCCTGCCATTGCATCTAAATATTTATTGCCATCGATGTCTGTCAGCCAAGCCCCTTTCGCTTGTTCAACGATAAATGTTGCTTCCGGGTTATAAGGCTTCATCGAGTGCCATACATGTTTTTCGTCATTTGCTTTCCAGTTATACTCTACATATTGGCTCATGCATTTCCCTCCTACATTCCTAAACTCTATTTCTATTTTCGCTTATTGGAAGATTAAGGGCATTATACATAGTGTAAAATGGATGTTTGCATCGATTTCACATTTAGCACAGAGTTATTCTCATCGGGCAAGGGGTTGATTTCCATTTCATATTAATCGCGTCATCTTCAATCACTACTTTAAACCTTCACACCCTCATAATAATTATGCTTCGTCATGAGCAGCATGATTTCCAGGCAGAGGCGGTTTTCGTATTTCATAAAATCATTGCCGATGATCTGCTCCACCTTTTCCAGGCGGTGATAAAGGGTTTGGCGCACGATGAACAGTTTTTCGGCGGTTTCCTTTTTCAGACCGTTACACTGAAAATACACATCGAGCGTTTGAATCAGATTCGCATTATGCTTGCTGTCATACTGGCTGAGCTTTTCGATTTTTTCCTTTGCCGCCTGCATGAGACTGCTGTTGTTTTGCAGCACTTTCACCATATGGTACAGCACGAGTTCATCATAGAAATACGAATGCTCCATATGTTTCATCCGGATCTGAAGGGTTTCCTGCGCCGTTTGATAGCTTTCTTTCAATTCATTGTAATGCGAAACATATTTCCCAACAGCAATCAGCATGTCCTGTTTATTTTGCTGGATCATCTCATTCATCACGCGGTTCATCCGCTCTTTATACGTAGCCCCTTGCGCCAAATCATTCACGATGAAAATCAAATATTGGGACTGCTCGACAATAAATGTGTAAAACCCTTCCTTCTGCAACGCCTGACGAAGATTGATTTTATAATTCGTTAAATCTTTTTTCGCATTTTTCCTTCTCAGCTGATGAATCATGACCATCCAGCCGTTATGCTTCAACTTTTGATCGATCTCTTCGATAAAATAAAGCAATTCATCATCACTGTTTTCACCTTCAAGCCACTTCTCAAAAAATTTACGGTTCTCGCTTTCCAATTTTTCTTCAATATATAAATCTCTTAAAATAAACTGCGACAGTGTGACAACAGTGCGGTCCAATATGAGCAAATCCAGCTCAGTCATTTCTCTTTTTTCAGAGTATATGTAGACCGTGCCGTACAACTGATCAAATAAATTCACTTCAATCTTCGCTTTATGTTTACTGTCTAAACGATCAATATACTTATTGCAATTTTCAATCTTTTTATCCGGGATTGCGAGACTTCTTCCTTTTTTCACATCAAAATAAATATCCACGTTCAAATACTTTTGCATATACTGCAAAATTTTTACTTTGTCATTTACCTTCAAAACATAGTTGTTAATCTTCCGGGAATAATCTTCAAGCTGTCTTAAAATATCGTATTGCTGATGAATGATTGCTGTATGCAAATCCTGTGTAATGCCGACAAACGGGACGATTTCCTGAAAAACGATGAGCGGAAAATCCAGTTCATCCGCCAGACTGATGACGCTTTCCGGAACCGCCTGAATGTACATCCCCAGCTCAATACACAGCCCGGCTACATGTAAATCGCTAAGCTGCTTCACAAAATTCAAAAAGCCCTGTTCATTATCCTTTAAAGTGACGCCCGTTGTCAGAA belongs to Solibacillus sp. FSL W7-1436 and includes:
- a CDS encoding CoA-acylating methylmalonate-semialdehyde dehydrogenase produces the protein MTEAVSVKKLTHFINGELVEGKSNNYSKVYNPTTGEVIAEVPIASAEETREAIAAAKAAFPAWRDLSVAKRAEVLMRFRFLLTENMDQLLDIICTESGKTLEDARGEVTRALESVDLAIGAPHLLKGEYSVNVGGQINAYSAKYPLGVVAAISPFNFPIMVPLAQTSMAVAVGNAVILKASEKVPMTSLFVSELWKKAGLPDGIWTVVNGSKEAVNELLENPTVQAISFVGSTPVAKYIYETGSKYGKRVTALGGGKNNMVVMPDADLEQVANAFIGAAYGAASQRCMAISTIMPVGEETADRLVAILKEKISNLKVGSYKEEGTDFGPVISKESKENILKAIDLAERQGATVVVDGRELDIVKNSEGFFVGPTLLDNITKEMEIFDEEVFGPARNVVRVNSLAEAIDFINGQDLANGVTIFTNDGAAARKFTTEIDVGMVGVNVPIPIPVGYHNFAGFKGSRFGEGHMFGPDQARFFTKTKTVSERWPDTSETTASTFAFPSNN
- a CDS encoding aspartate aminotransferase family protein — its product is MSQYVEYNWKANDEKHVWHSMKPYNPEATFIVEQAKGAWLTDIDGNKYLDAMAGLWCTNIGYGRKEIADTAYEQMLKNSYTPLTNGHTPAILLSQKISELLGDEYVVFYSNSGSEANEVAFKVARQYHQQKGDTNRFKIISRYRAYHGSSMGALAATGQAQRKYKYEPLAPGFLHVAPPDQYRNPEEAVNGDATTLPSVKNIDQVMTWEMSETIAAVIMEPIITGGGVIMPNEDYLKGVKEVCEKHGALLIVDEVINGFGRTGKAFGFQNYGIKPDIVTMAKGLTSAYMPLSATAIRREIYEQFVANGEYEFFRHINTFGGSPVACAVALKNIEIMERENLFEQSVVLGASLKRTLTENLEDHPFVGDIRGKGLLIGIELVENKETKAPLDVERVNAVIGYCKKKGVIVGKNGVTVANFNNVLTLSPPLSISVEEKDLIANTVIEAVNSIK
- a CDS encoding PucR family transcriptional regulator, yielding MLTVKEVFNRKYFESAKVVAGQTGLNNKIKWIHILEVTDVKQLIRGNELILTTGVTLKDNEQGFLNFVKQLSDLHVAGLCIELGMYIQAVPESVISLADELDFPLIVFQEIVPFVGITQDLHTAIIHQQYDILRQLEDYSRKINNYVLKVNDKVKILQYMQKYLNVDIYFDVKKGRSLAIPDKKIENCNKYIDRLDSKHKAKIEVNLFDQLYGTVYIYSEKREMTELDLLILDRTVVTLSQFILRDLYIEEKLESENRKFFEKWLEGENSDDELLYFIEEIDQKLKHNGWMVMIHQLRRKNAKKDLTNYKINLRQALQKEGFYTFIVEQSQYLIFIVNDLAQGATYKERMNRVMNEMIQQNKQDMLIAVGKYVSHYNELKESYQTAQETLQIRMKHMEHSYFYDELVLYHMVKVLQNNSSLMQAAKEKIEKLSQYDSKHNANLIQTLDVYFQCNGLKKETAEKLFIVRQTLYHRLEKVEQIIGNDFMKYENRLCLEIMLLMTKHNYYEGVKV
- the hydA gene encoding dihydropyrimidinase, with the translated sequence MKKIITGGTIVTAADTFKGDVLIEDGIITQIAAKIDDAEAEIIDATGKLLFPGGIDPHTHLDMPFNNTVTDDDWQSGTIAAAYGGTTTIIDFCISAGSPTLMDAIDTWHGKAKDKAVIDYGFHLMIGDLNEQRLQELPEALERGGISSIKVFLAYAKEFQATDRTLFQAFKVGKKLGATVMVHCENGSVIDELVEEAKANGQTEPIYHALTRPPEVEGEATKRAIELANLAGAQLYVVHVTCKEAVDEIISARNKGYNVLGETCPPYLVLDQTALEKPNFEGAKYVWSPPLRPVEHQEVLWNALKAKQLQTIGSDQCSFSFNGKKTLGKNDFSKIPNGGPFIEDRFSVLYSEGVAKGRITENEFVDMISTQSAKIFGLFPKKGTIAVGSDADIVLFDPTVKRTISAETHHMNVDYNAFEGLEVTGEPTSVLVRGEYVIQDKKFVGQLGSGKYIRREVKGSTKVTS